The following coding sequences are from one Aeromicrobium duanguangcaii window:
- a CDS encoding polyprenyl synthetase family protein, translating into MASVGSFADGALEQRVSDGVTRVEDLLARSVHSPEPLVAEASSHLLQAGGKRFRPLLALLCAEFGDPAAPQIVPAAVVVELTHLATLYHDDVMDEASMRRGAPSANARWDNSVAILVGDFLFARASSLVADLGPEAVRIQAETFARLVHGQLRETLGPGPEDDRLQHYLSVVADKTGSLIATAARFGAMMSGAGPDVEETLLEFGERIGIAFQLADDIIDVASDAGDSGKVPGTDLREGVPTLPTLLVQASPVNGDERLRELLAGPIADEDDVQWVIRALREHPAMDEARAYVRAEADAARALLAKLPVGAARDALDEICTRATDRLG; encoded by the coding sequence GTGGCCAGCGTGGGGTCGTTCGCGGATGGCGCGTTGGAACAGCGGGTGTCGGACGGGGTGACCCGGGTCGAGGACCTGCTGGCGCGCTCGGTCCACAGTCCTGAGCCGTTGGTCGCCGAGGCGTCCTCGCACCTGCTCCAGGCCGGTGGCAAGCGGTTCCGTCCGCTGCTGGCGCTGCTCTGCGCCGAGTTCGGCGATCCCGCCGCGCCGCAGATCGTGCCGGCCGCCGTCGTCGTCGAGCTGACCCACTTGGCGACGCTCTACCACGACGACGTCATGGACGAGGCGTCCATGCGCCGCGGTGCGCCCAGTGCGAACGCGCGCTGGGACAACTCCGTCGCGATCCTCGTCGGTGACTTCCTCTTCGCCCGGGCGTCCTCGCTCGTGGCCGACCTCGGCCCCGAGGCCGTGCGGATCCAGGCCGAGACCTTCGCCCGGCTCGTGCACGGACAACTGCGCGAGACGCTGGGCCCCGGCCCGGAGGACGACCGCCTCCAGCACTACCTGTCGGTCGTGGCCGACAAGACCGGCTCCCTGATCGCCACGGCGGCGCGGTTCGGCGCGATGATGTCCGGCGCCGGTCCCGACGTCGAGGAGACGCTGCTCGAGTTCGGTGAGCGCATCGGCATCGCCTTCCAGCTGGCCGACGACATCATCGACGTCGCCAGCGACGCCGGCGACTCGGGCAAGGTGCCCGGCACGGACCTGCGTGAGGGCGTGCCGACGCTGCCGACCCTGCTGGTCCAGGCCTCGCCCGTGAACGGCGACGAGCGGCTCCGCGAGCTGCTGGCCGGCCCGATCGCCGACGAGGACGACGTGCAGTGGGTCATCCGGGCCCTGCGTGAGCACCCGGCGATGGACGAGGCGCGTGCCTACGTCCGGGCCGAGGCCGACGCCGCTCGCGCCCTGCTCGCCAAGCTGCCCGTGGGCGCAGCCCGCGACGCGCTCGACGAGATCTGCACCCGCGCCACCGACCGCCTCGGCTGA
- the rarD gene encoding EamA family transporter RarD, whose product MASTNTDSRAGLLYGVAAYLCWGFFPLYWPLLEPASAYEVLAHRIVWTLVFCVGLLTITHKWVVFRSIIVQRRLMVPLALASVVITLNWGGFIWGVTNGHVIETSLGYFINPLMTVLLGVFVLGERLRRLQWVAVGLGIVAVVVLTVDYGRPPWVALLVSTSFATYGFLKKRANLGTIEALSVETTILTPFAVAFLIFLQVRGTLVFGHDGTLNAVLLIGTGIVTAIPLLMFGAAATRLSLTTIGILQYLGPILQFIFGLTIFGEQMGTARWIGFVIVWSALVIFTYDALHTHRRNRRLADECAAESTAI is encoded by the coding sequence GTGGCGAGCACGAACACCGATTCCCGGGCAGGACTTCTCTACGGCGTCGCGGCCTATCTGTGCTGGGGTTTCTTCCCGCTGTACTGGCCCCTGCTCGAGCCCGCGTCGGCCTACGAGGTCCTGGCCCACCGCATCGTGTGGACTCTCGTCTTCTGCGTCGGCCTGCTGACGATCACCCACAAGTGGGTCGTGTTCCGTTCGATCATCGTCCAGCGTCGTCTCATGGTGCCGCTGGCGCTCGCCTCGGTCGTCATCACGCTGAACTGGGGCGGCTTCATCTGGGGCGTCACGAACGGCCACGTGATCGAGACGAGTCTGGGCTACTTCATCAACCCGCTCATGACCGTCCTGCTGGGCGTGTTCGTGCTCGGCGAGCGCCTGCGCCGGCTGCAGTGGGTCGCCGTCGGCCTGGGCATCGTCGCGGTCGTCGTCCTGACCGTCGACTACGGCCGGCCGCCGTGGGTCGCGCTGCTGGTGTCGACGAGCTTCGCGACCTACGGGTTCCTCAAGAAGCGGGCCAACCTCGGCACGATCGAGGCGCTGTCGGTCGAGACCACGATCCTGACGCCGTTCGCGGTGGCGTTCCTGATCTTCCTGCAGGTGCGCGGCACCCTGGTGTTCGGCCACGACGGCACGCTCAACGCGGTCCTGCTGATCGGCACGGGCATCGTCACGGCCATCCCGCTGCTGATGTTCGGTGCCGCGGCGACGCGCCTGTCGCTGACGACGATCGGCATCCTGCAGTACCTCGGACCGATCCTGCAGTTCATCTTCGGCCTGACCATCTTCGGCGAGCAGATGGGCACCGCCCGCTGGATCGGGTTCGTGATCGTGTGGTCGGCCCTGGTGATCTTCACCTACGACGCCCTGCACACGCATCGGCGCAACCGCCGGCTCGCCGACGAGTGCGCCGCAGAGTCCACCGCGATCTGA
- a CDS encoding MFS transporter — protein MALRTRFLLLLALRWLATGLLLPVSLLLPLERGLTIAEVGLAMAAQGVVVLLCEVPSGALTDAWGRRPVFVASGVVAIVGYCVAFTAQSVLAFALAWAVLGLFRALDSGPLEAWFVDAEHARGAADEVPRGLAAAGGVISASLATGALICAGLLRVSPWSAEATLAMPYLVAIGIVVVQIACAWRLMDAVSRSARPSGEAWRASLVAGVRVAFGRRLRLLSASMVLVGLGVAALELFMPVRLTEFSADSSSAASRLGIVSSAAWGLAALGAAITTRLLNSVGPAVLTPTLFVVEGLGLVAMAAATGVGILVAGYWLCYLVHTSSGAMYNSLVHRRVDDAQRGTALSVASMAFLGAGAAGGVSLGALGEATSASWALATGACFMIAAAVLVVAAVRRPQR, from the coding sequence ATGGCGCTGCGGACTCGCTTCCTGCTGCTTCTCGCGCTGCGCTGGCTGGCCACCGGTCTCCTGCTGCCGGTCTCGCTGCTGCTCCCCCTCGAGCGCGGACTGACGATCGCCGAGGTGGGTCTGGCGATGGCGGCCCAAGGGGTGGTGGTGCTGCTGTGCGAGGTCCCCAGCGGTGCGCTCACGGACGCGTGGGGACGCCGTCCGGTCTTCGTGGCCTCGGGCGTCGTGGCGATCGTGGGGTACTGCGTGGCGTTCACGGCGCAGTCGGTCCTGGCGTTCGCGCTGGCGTGGGCGGTCCTCGGCTTGTTCCGCGCGCTGGACAGCGGCCCGCTGGAGGCCTGGTTCGTCGACGCCGAGCACGCCCGGGGCGCTGCGGACGAGGTGCCTCGCGGCCTCGCCGCGGCCGGGGGAGTGATCAGTGCCTCGCTGGCCACCGGCGCCCTCATCTGTGCCGGGCTGCTGCGGGTCTCGCCGTGGTCCGCCGAGGCCACGCTCGCGATGCCCTACCTCGTCGCGATCGGGATCGTCGTCGTCCAGATCGCGTGTGCGTGGCGCCTCATGGACGCCGTCTCGCGCAGTGCACGGCCGTCGGGAGAGGCGTGGCGTGCGTCCCTGGTCGCCGGCGTGCGGGTGGCCTTCGGGCGGCGCCTGCGGCTGTTGTCCGCCTCGATGGTGCTCGTGGGCCTCGGCGTCGCCGCCCTCGAGCTGTTCATGCCCGTGCGGCTCACGGAGTTCTCGGCAGACTCATCGTCGGCGGCGTCCCGGCTCGGCATCGTCTCGTCCGCCGCGTGGGGCCTGGCGGCCCTGGGCGCGGCGATCACGACCCGGCTGCTGAACTCCGTCGGACCCGCCGTCCTGACGCCGACCCTGTTCGTGGTGGAGGGCCTGGGGTTGGTCGCCATGGCAGCGGCCACGGGCGTCGGGATTCTCGTCGCCGGCTACTGGCTCTGCTACCTCGTGCACACGTCGTCCGGCGCGATGTACAACTCGCTCGTCCACCGCCGGGTCGACGACGCCCAGCGTGGCACCGCGCTGTCAGTGGCGTCGATGGCGTTCCTGGGCGCGGGCGCCGCCGGGGGAGTGAGCCTCGGCGCGCTGGGCGAGGCCACGAGCGCGTCGTGGGCCCTCGCGACCGGCGCGTGCTTCATGATCGCGGCGGCAGTGCTGGTCGTCGCCGCCGTGCGCCGTCCTCAGCGGTAG
- a CDS encoding YajQ family cyclic di-GMP-binding protein, which produces MADSSFDIVSKIDRQEADNALNQAAKEIATRYDFKNTGASIEWKGEWGIEITANAEERALAILDVFQTKLIKRGISLKAFEADDPRQSGKDVKINGTFGEGISTEQAKKVSKLIRDEGPKGVKVQIQGDELRVTSKSRDDLQEVISLVKGADLDFAVQFTNYR; this is translated from the coding sequence ATGGCCGATTCCTCCTTCGACATCGTCAGCAAGATCGACCGCCAAGAGGCCGACAACGCCCTCAACCAGGCGGCCAAGGAGATCGCGACGCGCTACGACTTCAAGAACACCGGCGCGTCCATCGAGTGGAAGGGCGAGTGGGGCATCGAGATCACCGCCAACGCCGAGGAGCGCGCGCTGGCCATCCTCGACGTCTTCCAGACCAAGCTCATCAAGCGCGGCATCAGCCTCAAGGCCTTCGAGGCCGACGATCCGCGCCAGTCGGGCAAGGACGTCAAGATCAACGGCACCTTCGGCGAGGGCATCAGCACCGAGCAGGCCAAGAAGGTCAGCAAGCTGATCCGCGACGAGGGCCCCAAGGGCGTCAAGGTGCAGATCCAGGGCGACGAGCTGCGCGTCACGAGCAAGTCGCGCGACGACCTGCAGGAGGTCATCTCGCTGGTGAAGGGCGCCGACCTCGACTTCGCGGTGCAGTTCACCAACTACCGCTGA